CAAGCTCGCTTTTTACCTTCTTCGCATTTTGCGGGCACTCTATGACGCATCTTCCGCAAAACACGCAAAGGTCCTCCACTATTTCTGCCTGGCCGCCGGAAATCTTCACTGCCTTTACCGGGCAATGCCTCACGCATCTATAACAGTTTTTACAGTTGGCCTTCGATACGCTTATTACTTGCAAATCACATCATCCTTCGAAATATTATTTTTTATTCTCTCCACCAAATTCGCCACATCCTTAGGAAAGACCGATGAATAATAATTTTCCCCCACCTTTACCGTGACGCCTTCTCCGCATCTTCCTAAACAAAATCCGGCCTTTAGAACTATATGGCCTTCTAGGCCGTATAATGAAATAGCTCTTTCAAACTCCTTTATTACTTCGTAAGATCCTTTCAAATGGCAGGAACTTCCCACACAAATAGTTATCTCAAACATAATGATACCCCTTCTTTTTGATAAGATAAATCCCAAAAATATACCAAATTGGATATGTTATTTTTTTAACAATTCCTTTTAAAAAAATTTACATGCACTTTAATTATACTACAAACAGCGATATAATAAAAGGAATTCGTAAAAATTCGTAGAATTAATTGATAAATACTAAATTATTCTATGCGAAAGGGACATTTAGTAAAAGTTCTGACGGATTAAGAATTATAGAAGGAGGCCA
This region of Caldanaerovirga acetigignens genomic DNA includes:
- a CDS encoding (2Fe-2S) ferredoxin domain-containing protein, yielding MFEITICVGSSCHLKGSYEVIKEFERAISLYGLEGHIVLKAGFCLGRCGEGVTVKVGENYYSSVFPKDVANLVERIKNNISKDDVICK